In Paenibacillus sonchi, the genomic stretch TGGTCAGCGTGTAATAGCCCCAGTTCGTTTCGAGCTCTACAGCGCGGTCAATGGTGCGGTAGACATAATCCATATTTTCTTTGGTGTTCAGCTCAGGGAAATCCACCAGCAGCTGCTTGAACACTTCGGCGAAGAAGTAGCAGTGCTGATTCTCGTCACGCTGAATGTAGGAGATCATCTGGCTGGTCGCCATCATTTTCTGGTCACGGGCCAGGTTATAGAAGAAGGCAAATGTACTATAAAAGAAAATTCCCTCCAGAATCAAATCAGCCACCATCGCCCGGAAAAAAGTCTCCTTGGACGGCGCATCGCGGAACTCCTGATAGATGTCCGAGATGAACTGGTTGCGTTCCAGCAGCACCGGATCATGCTTCCAGTATTCAAAAATCTCCTTTTGCTCGCTCTCCGAGACGATAGAAGAAAGGACATAGGAGTAGGACTGGTTGTGCACAACCTCCTGCTGGCCGATGATCGCCGAAATCGCCTCCAGAGAAGAATCGGTAAAATAACGCTTCACATCGCCGACGAACATGGTCTGCATGGAATCGAGCACCGCCAGCAGTCCGATGTTGATTTTGAACACGCGCTGTTCTTCCGCTTCCAGCAGCGGGAACTGCTGCGCATCCTTCGACATCGGGATTTCATCGGCGATCCAGTGGTTCAGCAGCAGCACCTTGTACAGCTTGTACATGTGCGGCATGCGGATATCGTTCCAATTCAGAATCCCTGAACATTCCCCGTCGATGATGCGGGTGGATTGGTTCGGGGCTTCGGTATTAAAAATCTTTTGCAGTTGCATTTTGTTTCCCTCCTGTATTTTGCGTGAGCTAATCTTCTGTGGTGTCTTTTCTATAGAATACGGCGATGGAGTAACGGAGAGGAAGTTTGGAACTGGAGAAGCGTAGCGTTCGCCTGAAAGCTTTCCGAAGGAAAGCTCGCATCGAAAGCATAAGCTGTCATCGGATGTCATCCGCAATAAGCGGCATACAATCAAGACATCTGATGACAACAGCGACCGGAAGTCCAAACATTCCTCGCAGTTACGGTCTTATCGCTGTACTTCTACGTTTAGGCACGAAGACAATTAGCTCGCGCAAGACTCACACTCTTCTATAGTTAAAGCACGGCTCCGTACATAATACGTCGATTTCAATCCGCCCTTCCAGGCGTTCAGGTGCAGGTTCAGGAAATCGGTGGCCTTGATGTCCGGCGTCACGTACAGGTTAAAGCTCTGGCCCTGGTCAACATGGCGCTGGCGGGCCGAGGCCATGCGGATGGACCAGTTCTGGTCAATCAGAAACGCCGTTTTATAGTACCAGATCGTCTTCTCGGACAGATCCGGTGCCGGGTTGGCGATCTTGTAGGTGGTTTTTTCCTCATAGGAGAGCAGCTCATACAGCGGATCGATGCTGGCTGTGGAGCCGGCGATGATCGAGGTCGAGCCGTTCGGGGCAATCGCGAACATCCAGGCGTTGCGCACGCCGTCCGCAGCCACTTGCTCCTGCAGCTCACGCCACTGCTCTGTAGTCACGTATTTGCCTTCCTGTTCGCCGCTGGTATAGCCGCGAGAGGTGAAGTAGGCACCGGTCTCCCAATCGGAACCGGCGAACTTCGGATAGCGGCCCTTCTCACGGGCCAGCTCC encodes the following:
- a CDS encoding ribonucleotide-diphosphate reductase subunit beta — encoded protein: MQLQKIFNTEAPNQSTRIIDGECSGILNWNDIRMPHMYKLYKVLLLNHWIADEIPMSKDAQQFPLLEAEEQRVFKINIGLLAVLDSMQTMFVGDVKRYFTDSSLEAISAIIGQQEVVHNQSYSYVLSSIVSESEQKEIFEYWKHDPVLLERNQFISDIYQEFRDAPSKETFFRAMVADLILEGIFFYSTFAFFYNLARDQKMMATSQMISYIQRDENQHCYFFAEVFKQLLVDFPELNTKENMDYVYRTIDRAVELETNWGYYTLTNVRGIDMNELSDYIKYTANKRLTLMGLEKAYSGVDVNCMPWIKPFSDEALNATKTDFFEAKSRNYGKVGDDNGFDDL